Proteins from one Rhinopithecus roxellana isolate Shanxi Qingling chromosome 20, ASM756505v1, whole genome shotgun sequence genomic window:
- the ESRP2 gene encoding epithelial splicing regulatory protein 2 isoform X3: MTPPPPPPPGPDPGADPDPCPGSLVVLFGATAGALGRDLGSDETDLILLVWQVVEPRSRQVGTLHKSLVRAEVAALSTQCREASGLSADSLARAEPLDKVLQQFSQLVNGDVALLGGGPYVLCTDGQQLLRQVLHPEASRKNLVLPDTFFSFYDLRREFHMQHPSTCPARDLTVATMAQDLGLETDATEDDFGVWEVKTMVAVILHLLKESSSQLFSKPEVIKQKYETGPCSKADVVDSETVVRARGLPWQSSDQDVARFFRGLNVARGGVALCLNAQGRRNGEALIRFVDSEQRDLALQRHKHHMGVRYIEVYKATGEEFVKIAGGTSLEVARFLSREDQVILRLRGLPFSAGPMDVLGFLGPECPVTGGAEGLLFVRHPDGRPTGDAFALFACEELAQAALRRHKGMLGKRYIEIFRSTAAEVQQVLNRYASGPLLPTLTAPLLPIPFPMAPGTGRDCVRLRGLPYTATIEDILSFLGEAAADIRPHGVHMVLNQQGRPSGDAFIQMTSAERALTAAQRCHKKVMKERYVEVVPCSTEEMSRVLMGGTLGRSGMSPPPCKLPSPQSPPPLWATSPHPLLPWPLLPPQCCPSQELWSACRVSHTQLV, from the exons ATGACtccgccgccgcccccgcccccaggCCCTGACCCCGGGGCCGACCCCGACCCCTGTCCCGGATCACTGGTCGTCCTGTTCGGGGCTACGGCGGGTGCGCTGGGAAGGGACCTGGGCTCGGACGAGACCGACTTAATCCTCCTAGTCTGGCAAGTGGTTGAGCCGCGGAGCCGCCAG GTGGGGACGCTGCACAAATCTCTGGTTCGCGCCGAGGTGGCCGCACTGAGTACGCAATGCCGCGAGGCTAGCGGCCTGAGCGCCGACAGCCTGGCGCGGGCAGAGCCGCTGGACAAGGTGCTGCAGCAG TTCTCACAGCTGGTGAATGGGGATGTGGCTCTGCTGGGCGGGGGCCCCTACGTGCTCTGCACTGATGGGCAGCAGCTATTGCGACAGGTCCTGCACCCTGAGGCCTCCAGGAAG AACCTGGTGCTCCCCGACACATTCTTCTCCTTCTATGACCTCCGAAGAGAGTTCCATATGCAGCATCCAAGTACCTGCCCTGCCAGGGACCTCACTGTGGCCACCATGGCACAGG ATTTAGGACTGGAGACAGATGCCACAGAGGATGACTTTGGGGTCTGGGAAGTGAAGACAATGGTAGCTGTTATCCTCCATCTACTCAAAGAGTCCAGCA GTCAATTGTTTTCGAAGCCTGAGGTGATAAAGCAGAAATATGAGACGGGGCCTTG CAGCAAGGCAGATGTGGTGGACAGTGAGACTGTGGTACGGGCTCGTGGGTTGCCCTGGCAGTCATCAGACCAGGACGTGGCTCGCTTCTTCAGAGGGCTCAACGTGGCcag GGGTGGTGTAGCGCTCTGCCTCAACGCCCAGGGCCGCAGAAATGGTGAGGCCCTCATCCGTTTTGTGGACAGCGAGCAGCGGGACCTAGCGCTGCAGAGACACAAGCATCACATGGGCGTCCGCTATATTGAG GTGTATAAGGCGACAGGGGAGGAGTTTGTAAAGATCGCAGGGG GCACATCACTAGAGGTGGCTCGTTTCTTGTCACGAGAAGACCAAGTGATCCTGCGGCTGCGGGGACTGCCCTTCTCGGCTGGGCCAATGGACGTGCTAGGCTTCCTGGGGCCAGAGTGCCCAGTGACTGGGGGTGCCGAGGGGCTGCTCTTTGTGCGCCACCCTGACGGCCGGCCGACTGGTGATGCCTTCGCCCTCTTTGCTTGTGAGGAGCTGGCACAGGCTGCACTGCGCAGGCACAAGGGCATGCTGGGTAAGCGATACATCGAAATCTTCCGGAGCACTGCAGCTGAGGTGCAGCAG GTCTTGAACCGCTATGCATCTGGCCCACTCCTTCCCACACTGACTGCCCCACTGCTGCCCATCCCCTTCCCAATGGCACCTGGGACTGGGAGGGACTGTGTACGCCTCCGAGGCCTGCCCTACACAGCCACCATTGAAGACATCCTGAGCTTTCTGGGGGAGGCAGCAGCTGACATCCGGCCCCATGGTGTGCACATGGTGCTCAATCAGCAG GGCCGGCCATCGGGCGATGCCTTCATCCAGATGACATCAGCAGAGCGAGCCCTAACTGCTGCTCAGCGTTGCCATAAGAAGGTGATGAAGGAACGCTACGTGGAGGTGGTCCCCTGTTCCACAGAGGAGATGAGCCGTGTGCTGATGGGGGGCACCTTGGGCCGCAGTGGCATGTCCCCTCCGCCCTGCAAGCTGCCCT CCCCCCAGTCTCCCCCACCACTGTGGGCTACCTCACCACACCCACTGCTGCCCTGGCCTCTGCTCCCACCTCAGTGTTGTCCCAGCCAGGAGCTTTGGTCCGCATGCAGGGTGTCCCATACACAGCTGGTATGA
- the ESRP2 gene encoding epithelial splicing regulatory protein 2 isoform X1, protein MTPPPPPPPGPDPGADPDPCPGSLVVLFGATAGALGRDLGSDETDLILLVWQVVEPRSRQVGTLHKSLVRAEVAALSTQCREASGLSADSLARAEPLDKVLQQFSQLVNGDVALLGGGPYVLCTDGQQLLRQVLHPEASRKNLVLPDTFFSFYDLRREFHMQHPSTCPARDLTVATMAQDLGLETDATEDDFGVWEVKTMVAVILHLLKESSSQLFSKPEVIKQKYETGPCSKADVVDSETVVRARGLPWQSSDQDVARFFRGLNVARGGVALCLNAQGRRNGEALIRFVDSEQRDLALQRHKHHMGVRYIEVYKATGEEFVKIAGGTSLEVARFLSREDQVILRLRGLPFSAGPMDVLGFLGPECPVTGGAEGLLFVRHPDGRPTGDAFALFACEELAQAALRRHKGMLGKRYIEIFRSTAAEVQQVLNRYASGPLLPTLTAPLLPIPFPMAPGTGRDCVRLRGLPYTATIEDILSFLGEAAADIRPHGVHMVLNQQGRPSGDAFIQMTSAERALTAAQRCHKKVMKERYVEVVPCSTEEMSRVLMGGTLGRSGMSPPPCKLPCLSPPTYATFQATPTLIPTETAALYPSSALLPAARVPAAPTPVAYYPGPATQLYLNYTAYYPSPPVSPTTVGYLTTPTAALASAPTSVLSQPGALVRMQGVPYTAGMKDLLSVFQAYQLPADDYTSLMPVGDPPRTVLQAPKEWVCL, encoded by the exons ATGACtccgccgccgcccccgcccccaggCCCTGACCCCGGGGCCGACCCCGACCCCTGTCCCGGATCACTGGTCGTCCTGTTCGGGGCTACGGCGGGTGCGCTGGGAAGGGACCTGGGCTCGGACGAGACCGACTTAATCCTCCTAGTCTGGCAAGTGGTTGAGCCGCGGAGCCGCCAG GTGGGGACGCTGCACAAATCTCTGGTTCGCGCCGAGGTGGCCGCACTGAGTACGCAATGCCGCGAGGCTAGCGGCCTGAGCGCCGACAGCCTGGCGCGGGCAGAGCCGCTGGACAAGGTGCTGCAGCAG TTCTCACAGCTGGTGAATGGGGATGTGGCTCTGCTGGGCGGGGGCCCCTACGTGCTCTGCACTGATGGGCAGCAGCTATTGCGACAGGTCCTGCACCCTGAGGCCTCCAGGAAG AACCTGGTGCTCCCCGACACATTCTTCTCCTTCTATGACCTCCGAAGAGAGTTCCATATGCAGCATCCAAGTACCTGCCCTGCCAGGGACCTCACTGTGGCCACCATGGCACAGG ATTTAGGACTGGAGACAGATGCCACAGAGGATGACTTTGGGGTCTGGGAAGTGAAGACAATGGTAGCTGTTATCCTCCATCTACTCAAAGAGTCCAGCA GTCAATTGTTTTCGAAGCCTGAGGTGATAAAGCAGAAATATGAGACGGGGCCTTG CAGCAAGGCAGATGTGGTGGACAGTGAGACTGTGGTACGGGCTCGTGGGTTGCCCTGGCAGTCATCAGACCAGGACGTGGCTCGCTTCTTCAGAGGGCTCAACGTGGCcag GGGTGGTGTAGCGCTCTGCCTCAACGCCCAGGGCCGCAGAAATGGTGAGGCCCTCATCCGTTTTGTGGACAGCGAGCAGCGGGACCTAGCGCTGCAGAGACACAAGCATCACATGGGCGTCCGCTATATTGAG GTGTATAAGGCGACAGGGGAGGAGTTTGTAAAGATCGCAGGGG GCACATCACTAGAGGTGGCTCGTTTCTTGTCACGAGAAGACCAAGTGATCCTGCGGCTGCGGGGACTGCCCTTCTCGGCTGGGCCAATGGACGTGCTAGGCTTCCTGGGGCCAGAGTGCCCAGTGACTGGGGGTGCCGAGGGGCTGCTCTTTGTGCGCCACCCTGACGGCCGGCCGACTGGTGATGCCTTCGCCCTCTTTGCTTGTGAGGAGCTGGCACAGGCTGCACTGCGCAGGCACAAGGGCATGCTGGGTAAGCGATACATCGAAATCTTCCGGAGCACTGCAGCTGAGGTGCAGCAG GTCTTGAACCGCTATGCATCTGGCCCACTCCTTCCCACACTGACTGCCCCACTGCTGCCCATCCCCTTCCCAATGGCACCTGGGACTGGGAGGGACTGTGTACGCCTCCGAGGCCTGCCCTACACAGCCACCATTGAAGACATCCTGAGCTTTCTGGGGGAGGCAGCAGCTGACATCCGGCCCCATGGTGTGCACATGGTGCTCAATCAGCAG GGCCGGCCATCGGGCGATGCCTTCATCCAGATGACATCAGCAGAGCGAGCCCTAACTGCTGCTCAGCGTTGCCATAAGAAGGTGATGAAGGAACGCTACGTGGAGGTGGTCCCCTGTTCCACAGAGGAGATGAGCCGTGTGCTGATGGGGGGCACCTTGGGCCGCAGTGGCATGTCCCCTCCGCCCTGCAAGCTGCCCT GCCTCTCACCACCTACCTACGCCACCTTCCAAGCCACCCCAACCCTCATTCCCACGGAGACGGCAGCTCTATACCCCTCTTCAGCACTGCTCCCAGCTGCCAGGGTAcctgctgcccccacccctgTTGCCTACTATCCAGGGCCAGCCACTCAACTCTACCTGAACTACACAGCCTACTACCCAAG CCCCCCAGTCTCCCCCACCACTGTGGGCTACCTCACCACACCCACTGCTGCCCTGGCCTCTGCTCCCACCTCAGTGTTGTCCCAGCCAGGAGCTTTGGTCCGCATGCAGGGTGTCCCATACACAGCTGGTATGAAGGATCTGCTAAGCGTCTTCCAAGCCTACCAG CTACCCGCTGATGACTACACCAGTCTGATGCCTGTTGGCGACCCACCTCGCACTGTGTTACAAGCCCCCAAGGAATGGGTGTGTTTGTAG
- the ESRP2 gene encoding epithelial splicing regulatory protein 2 isoform X2, whose product MTPPPPPPPGPDPGADPDPCPGSLVVLFGATAGALGRDLGSDETDLILLVWQVVEPRSRQVGTLHKSLVRAEVAALSTQCREASGLSADSLARAEPLDKVLQQFSQLVNGDVALLGGGPYVLCTDGQQLLRQVLHPEASRKNLVLPDTFFSFYDLRREFHMQHPSTCPARDLTVATMAQDLGLETDATEDDFGVWEVKTMVAVILHLLKESSSQLFSKPEVIKQKYETGPCKADVVDSETVVRARGLPWQSSDQDVARFFRGLNVARGGVALCLNAQGRRNGEALIRFVDSEQRDLALQRHKHHMGVRYIEVYKATGEEFVKIAGGTSLEVARFLSREDQVILRLRGLPFSAGPMDVLGFLGPECPVTGGAEGLLFVRHPDGRPTGDAFALFACEELAQAALRRHKGMLGKRYIEIFRSTAAEVQQVLNRYASGPLLPTLTAPLLPIPFPMAPGTGRDCVRLRGLPYTATIEDILSFLGEAAADIRPHGVHMVLNQQGRPSGDAFIQMTSAERALTAAQRCHKKVMKERYVEVVPCSTEEMSRVLMGGTLGRSGMSPPPCKLPCLSPPTYATFQATPTLIPTETAALYPSSALLPAARVPAAPTPVAYYPGPATQLYLNYTAYYPSPPVSPTTVGYLTTPTAALASAPTSVLSQPGALVRMQGVPYTAGMKDLLSVFQAYQLPADDYTSLMPVGDPPRTVLQAPKEWVCL is encoded by the exons ATGACtccgccgccgcccccgcccccaggCCCTGACCCCGGGGCCGACCCCGACCCCTGTCCCGGATCACTGGTCGTCCTGTTCGGGGCTACGGCGGGTGCGCTGGGAAGGGACCTGGGCTCGGACGAGACCGACTTAATCCTCCTAGTCTGGCAAGTGGTTGAGCCGCGGAGCCGCCAG GTGGGGACGCTGCACAAATCTCTGGTTCGCGCCGAGGTGGCCGCACTGAGTACGCAATGCCGCGAGGCTAGCGGCCTGAGCGCCGACAGCCTGGCGCGGGCAGAGCCGCTGGACAAGGTGCTGCAGCAG TTCTCACAGCTGGTGAATGGGGATGTGGCTCTGCTGGGCGGGGGCCCCTACGTGCTCTGCACTGATGGGCAGCAGCTATTGCGACAGGTCCTGCACCCTGAGGCCTCCAGGAAG AACCTGGTGCTCCCCGACACATTCTTCTCCTTCTATGACCTCCGAAGAGAGTTCCATATGCAGCATCCAAGTACCTGCCCTGCCAGGGACCTCACTGTGGCCACCATGGCACAGG ATTTAGGACTGGAGACAGATGCCACAGAGGATGACTTTGGGGTCTGGGAAGTGAAGACAATGGTAGCTGTTATCCTCCATCTACTCAAAGAGTCCAGCA GTCAATTGTTTTCGAAGCCTGAGGTGATAAAGCAGAAATATGAGACGGGGCCTTG CAAGGCAGATGTGGTGGACAGTGAGACTGTGGTACGGGCTCGTGGGTTGCCCTGGCAGTCATCAGACCAGGACGTGGCTCGCTTCTTCAGAGGGCTCAACGTGGCcag GGGTGGTGTAGCGCTCTGCCTCAACGCCCAGGGCCGCAGAAATGGTGAGGCCCTCATCCGTTTTGTGGACAGCGAGCAGCGGGACCTAGCGCTGCAGAGACACAAGCATCACATGGGCGTCCGCTATATTGAG GTGTATAAGGCGACAGGGGAGGAGTTTGTAAAGATCGCAGGGG GCACATCACTAGAGGTGGCTCGTTTCTTGTCACGAGAAGACCAAGTGATCCTGCGGCTGCGGGGACTGCCCTTCTCGGCTGGGCCAATGGACGTGCTAGGCTTCCTGGGGCCAGAGTGCCCAGTGACTGGGGGTGCCGAGGGGCTGCTCTTTGTGCGCCACCCTGACGGCCGGCCGACTGGTGATGCCTTCGCCCTCTTTGCTTGTGAGGAGCTGGCACAGGCTGCACTGCGCAGGCACAAGGGCATGCTGGGTAAGCGATACATCGAAATCTTCCGGAGCACTGCAGCTGAGGTGCAGCAG GTCTTGAACCGCTATGCATCTGGCCCACTCCTTCCCACACTGACTGCCCCACTGCTGCCCATCCCCTTCCCAATGGCACCTGGGACTGGGAGGGACTGTGTACGCCTCCGAGGCCTGCCCTACACAGCCACCATTGAAGACATCCTGAGCTTTCTGGGGGAGGCAGCAGCTGACATCCGGCCCCATGGTGTGCACATGGTGCTCAATCAGCAG GGCCGGCCATCGGGCGATGCCTTCATCCAGATGACATCAGCAGAGCGAGCCCTAACTGCTGCTCAGCGTTGCCATAAGAAGGTGATGAAGGAACGCTACGTGGAGGTGGTCCCCTGTTCCACAGAGGAGATGAGCCGTGTGCTGATGGGGGGCACCTTGGGCCGCAGTGGCATGTCCCCTCCGCCCTGCAAGCTGCCCT GCCTCTCACCACCTACCTACGCCACCTTCCAAGCCACCCCAACCCTCATTCCCACGGAGACGGCAGCTCTATACCCCTCTTCAGCACTGCTCCCAGCTGCCAGGGTAcctgctgcccccacccctgTTGCCTACTATCCAGGGCCAGCCACTCAACTCTACCTGAACTACACAGCCTACTACCCAAG CCCCCCAGTCTCCCCCACCACTGTGGGCTACCTCACCACACCCACTGCTGCCCTGGCCTCTGCTCCCACCTCAGTGTTGTCCCAGCCAGGAGCTTTGGTCCGCATGCAGGGTGTCCCATACACAGCTGGTATGAAGGATCTGCTAAGCGTCTTCCAAGCCTACCAG CTACCCGCTGATGACTACACCAGTCTGATGCCTGTTGGCGACCCACCTCGCACTGTGTTACAAGCCCCCAAGGAATGGGTGTGTTTGTAG